From Pseudomonas hormoni:
CCACCAATCGCCGCGCCTTGTATCACCCGCATCAGCAGCAACAGGATTGGCGCCCACATGCCGATTTGCGCGTAGGTCGGCAGCAAACCCATGATCAGGGTCGGCACCGCCATCATGAAAATACTCAGGGTGAACATCTTCTTGCGACCCAACAGGTCACCGAAGTGCGCCATCACGATCCCGCCCAGCGGCCGTGCCAGGTAGCCGGCGGCAAAGATGCCGAAGGTCTGCATCAGGCGCAGCCACTCGGGCATGTCGGCCGGGAAGAACAGCTTGCCGACCACCGTTGCGAAGAACACGAAAATGATGAAGTCGTAGAACTCCAGCGCGCCGCCCAGGGCGGACAGCGATAAAGTCTTGTAGTCATTGCGGGTCAACGGACGTGCGGATTGCGTTGGCTGCGCAGTGCTCGAGGGCGCTGTGGTCATGGCAAGGGCTTCTCTTATAGTCGGATCTGCAACCCCAACAACGCTGGCGGAGGCTTGGGCAGGTCCGGCACGATAGCAAATTGTTCGAAAAAGCACATAGAGGTGCGTATTTGACGGTCAAAATGAGAACCGGACGGTCGTCTCGGAGTCTACCGACCGATATACTCGCGATCTTGCAACAGTTTGAAAGGGTTGCTGTGCGAAGACGCTGCTGGCCTACCAGTCGATTTCGCAGAGTTTCCCTTTAGGCGCCTTACGAAAAACGTGACGAACGTAGTATGTTCGGGGCTGAATCGTTTTTCCTTGAGACGGCTATTCACCTGAAGTACCAATGAAGAGTCACGGGTCAGAGGCACCCCCGGCATGATAGAGCTCGAACAAGAAGATCCAATCCCGCAAGGCGACCTGGCCCTGCAAATTACCGCGCTTCCCCGTGAAACCAATGGTTTCGGCGATATTTTCGGCGGCTGGCTGGTGGCGCAGATGGATTTGGCCGGCACCGCAATGGCCAGCAAAGTCGCTGGCGGCCGGGTGGCTACCGTGGCGATTGACCGCATGGCGTTCCTGGTTCCGGTGGCGGTGGGCGCTCAGCTCTCCTTCTATACCCAGGCACTGGAAATCGGTCGCAGCTCGATCCAGATGATGGTTGAGGTCTGGAGCGACGATCCACTGTCCAGCGAGTGGCGTAAAGTGACTGAAGCCGTGTTTGTGTTCGTGGCCATCGACGGCAGCGGTCGCACCCGTTCGGTTCCGCCACGCGCACGTTAAACACGGCGACCGTTTTGCGGTGTCCATTGCAGTCCTGTTCCCGATCGAGAGTTGCCCCATGAGCACGCCCAACGTTGAAGCCGTGAAACTGGACGAACTGAACTGCTGGCGCATCCGCCACGGTCAGGCCGAATTGCTGGTGGCCCAGCAAGGTGCGCACATCCTGAGTTATCAATTGGCTGGCCAACCGCCGCTGATCTGGCTCAACGACGAGGCTGTGTTCAAGAGTGGCAAGAGCATCCGCGCCGGCGTGCCAGTGTGCTGGCCGTGGTTCGGCAATTTTTCGCGCAACCCGCAGAGCGTCCAGGCGATGCGCGTCAGCAGCGAACCGCCGACCGCCCACGGTTTTGTACGGGCGATGGACTGGGAGCTGGGCAGCATCGAAACCGAAGGTGAAAGCCTGAAGGTGGAATTCGTCCTGCCCTACCCTGAAGGCGGCTTCCCAGGCTGGCCGCATCAGGTGGATTTGAAGTTGAGCATTCGACTGGATGAACAACTGCACATCAGCCTGACCAGCCACAACGAAGGCAGCGACACCGTCACGATCAGCCAGGCGCTGCACAGCTATTTCGCGGTCAGCGACGTGCGCAATGTGCATGTTGAAGGGCTGGATGGCTTGAATTACATCGAGACGCTGGATGACTGGAAAACCGTGCCCCAGACCGGTGACCTGCGTTTTAACGGCGAGACTGATCGCATCTACCTCAACACCCCGGCGAAACTCACCATCGTCGATCCAGCTTGGGAACGGCGCATCGAGCTGACCAGCAGCGGCTCACGCTCGGCGGTGATCTGGAACCCGTGGATTGATCGAGCGACGGCGTTCAGTGATATGGCAGAGGATGGCTGGCAGCGGATGCTGTGCATTGAAACGGCGAATGTGATGGATGATGTGGTGGCATTGGCGCCGGGCGCGAGCCATACCCTCGGTGTGAGCATCGGTAGCAAGCCTCTGTAACACCACAAACCTAATGTTGGAGCGAGCCTGCTCGCGATGGCGATATAACAGTCAACATAGACGCTGAATGTTATGGCCTCATCGCGAGCAGGCTCGCTCCCACATTTGGATCACCTACAGATCCGACTCCTTCACCACTCTGACTTTCGCCGCATCCAGCGCATACGCCGCATCGGCCAAATCATTGTTGACCTTCTCGATCTTCAACGTGCCCGTTACCCACAGCGGTGTGTAGATATCATCCAGCTTCAACCCTTTCGGATAGCGCACCAGCACCAATTGGTTAGGCGGCGGTGGCGGCACATGGATGCAAGCCCCCGGATACGGCACGAGGAAGAACAGCGTGCTGCGACCCTTGGCGTCGGATTCCAGCGGCACCGGATAACCGCCGATACGGATGTTCTTGTCATTCATCGACGGTACGGTTTTGGTCGAATACATCACCGCCGGCAAGCCCTTGCTCTGCTTCATGCCACCCTTTTCGGTAAAGGTGCCATTGGCTTCGGGGGAGTCGTGGTCGATTTCGGGCATGGCCTCGAGGGCTTTCTGGTCCGACTTGGGCATCAGTTCGAGCCAGTCGGTTTCCGGCAGTTCGCCGGCATGGGCGAGGCCCGAACCCAGAAAAAGAAGAGTCAACAGAAGACGGCGCATGAAGGTGCTCGGCAAGAGAGAGGACGGTAAAACGCCGAGCATTCTAGCCCTCCCTGCGTGCGGCGCAGAGAGGGCTTTGTCGCTTGGATCAGTTTCTTTTGATCAAGCCGTAGATCACCAGCAAAATCACGGCGCCAACCAGCGCCCCCAGGAAGCCTGCGCCTTGGCCTGCCTGATAGAAGCCCAGGGCCTGACCGCCGTAAGTGGCCGCCAGCGAACCGCCGATACCGAGCAGGATGGTCATGATCCAGCCCATGCTGTCATCACCCGGTTTCAGGAACCGGGCCAGCAGGCCGACAATCAAGCCGATAAAGATGGTTCCGATAATTCCCATGGCATTTCCCTCTGGTTGAATGGCAATGCCCAAAGCCTAGTCAGACTTTGGCATCCTGCCATGAGAGAACGGCGGCCCCTGAATGGTTCCGCCGCGGCCACATGAAACTATTCCGCGATCAGCGCTTCGACCTTGAGGATCTGTGCCGCCAGTGTCTCGCGGTCTGCACAACGCAGGTTGGCGTGACCGACCTTGCGGCCGACCTTGAACGCCTTGCCATAGTGATGCAGATGGCAATCGGCGATGGCCAGGACTTTTTCGGTCTCCGGCACTTTACCGATGAAGTTGAGCATGGCGCTCTCGCCCACCTTGGCCGTCGACCCCAACGGCAGACCGGCAACAGCCCGCAGGTGGTTTTCGAACTGGCTGCATTCGGCACCTTCAGTGGTCCAGTGCCCGGAATTGTGTACGCGCGGGGCAATCTCGTTGGCCTTCAGGCCACCGTCGACTTCAAAGAACTCGAACGCCATCACACCAACGTAGTTCAACTGCTTGAGTACGCGGCTGGAGTAGTCTTCCGCCAAGGCTTGCAACGGGTGGTCGGTGCTGGCCACGGACAGTTTGAGGATGCCGCTGTCGTGGGTGTTGTGAACCAGCGGGTAGAACTTCGTTTCGCCATCGCGGGCACGCACAGCGATCAGCGACACTTCGCCGGTGAACGGCACGAAGCCTTCCAGCAGGCAGGCAACGCTGCCCAGTTCAGCGAAGGTGCCGACCACATCTTCAGCGGTGCGCAGGACTTTCTGGCCCTTGCCGTCGTAACCCAGGGTGCGGGTTTTCAACACGGCCGGCAGACCGATGGACGCCACGGCGGCATCCAGGTCGGCTTGCGACTGGATGTCGGCGAACGCCGGAGTGGGAATCCCCAAATCCTTGAACATGCTCTTCTCGAACCAGCGATCGCGGGCGATGCGCAGGGCTTCGGCGCTCGGGTAGACCGGGACGAATTGCGACAGGAAGGCCACGGTTTCAGCCGGAACGCTTTCGAATTCGAAGGTCACCAGATCGACTTCATCGGCCAGTTGACGCAGGTGATCCTGATCGCCGTAATCGGCCCGCAGGTGTTCGCCCAACGCGGCTGCGCAAGCATCCGGCGCAGGGTCCAGGAAAGCGAAGTTCATGCCCAGCGGAGTGCCCGCCAGCGCCAACATGCGACCCAACTGGCCGCCACCGATTACACCGATCTTCATCGTCAACAACCTCAGGCGATGCGTGGGTCTGGATTGTCCAGGACGCTGTCTGTCTGCTCAGCACGGAAGGTTTTCAGTACTTCGTGGAACTGCGGGTGCTTGGCGCCCAGGATACTCGCCGACAACAGCGCTGCGTTGATTGCGCCAGCCTTGCCGATGGCCAGGGTGGCGACCGGAATGCCCGCAGGCATCTGCACAATAGAGAGCAGCGAGTCGACGCCGGAAAGCATCGACGACTGCACCGGCACGCCCAGCACCGGCAGGTGGGTCTTGGCCGCACACATGCCTGGC
This genomic window contains:
- a CDS encoding D-hexose-6-phosphate mutarotase, which codes for MSTPNVEAVKLDELNCWRIRHGQAELLVAQQGAHILSYQLAGQPPLIWLNDEAVFKSGKSIRAGVPVCWPWFGNFSRNPQSVQAMRVSSEPPTAHGFVRAMDWELGSIETEGESLKVEFVLPYPEGGFPGWPHQVDLKLSIRLDEQLHISLTSHNEGSDTVTISQALHSYFAVSDVRNVHVEGLDGLNYIETLDDWKTVPQTGDLRFNGETDRIYLNTPAKLTIVDPAWERRIELTSSGSRSAVIWNPWIDRATAFSDMAEDGWQRMLCIETANVMDDVVALAPGASHTLGVSIGSKPL
- a CDS encoding DUF3299 domain-containing protein, with protein sequence MRRLLLTLLFLGSGLAHAGELPETDWLELMPKSDQKALEAMPEIDHDSPEANGTFTEKGGMKQSKGLPAVMYSTKTVPSMNDKNIRIGGYPVPLESDAKGRSTLFFLVPYPGACIHVPPPPPNQLVLVRYPKGLKLDDIYTPLWVTGTLKIEKVNNDLADAAYALDAAKVRVVKESDL
- a CDS encoding GlsB/YeaQ/YmgE family stress response membrane protein — translated: MGIIGTIFIGLIVGLLARFLKPGDDSMGWIMTILLGIGGSLAATYGGQALGFYQAGQGAGFLGALVGAVILLVIYGLIKRN
- a CDS encoding acyl-CoA thioesterase, producing MIELEQEDPIPQGDLALQITALPRETNGFGDIFGGWLVAQMDLAGTAMASKVAGGRVATVAIDRMAFLVPVAVGAQLSFYTQALEIGRSSIQMMVEVWSDDPLSSEWRKVTEAVFVFVAIDGSGRTRSVPPRAR
- a CDS encoding 5-(carboxyamino)imidazole ribonucleotide synthase; amino-acid sequence: MKIGVIGGGQLGRMLALAGTPLGMNFAFLDPAPDACAAALGEHLRADYGDQDHLRQLADEVDLVTFEFESVPAETVAFLSQFVPVYPSAEALRIARDRWFEKSMFKDLGIPTPAFADIQSQADLDAAVASIGLPAVLKTRTLGYDGKGQKVLRTAEDVVGTFAELGSVACLLEGFVPFTGEVSLIAVRARDGETKFYPLVHNTHDSGILKLSVASTDHPLQALAEDYSSRVLKQLNYVGVMAFEFFEVDGGLKANEIAPRVHNSGHWTTEGAECSQFENHLRAVAGLPLGSTAKVGESAMLNFIGKVPETEKVLAIADCHLHHYGKAFKVGRKVGHANLRCADRETLAAQILKVEALIAE
- the purE gene encoding 5-(carboxyamino)imidazole ribonucleotide mutase → MSALVGVIMGSKSDWSTLSHTADMLEKLGIPYEVKVVSAHRTPDLLFQYAEEAEARGIEVIIAGAGGAAHLPGMCAAKTHLPVLGVPVQSSMLSGVDSLLSIVQMPAGIPVATLAIGKAGAINAALLSASILGAKHPQFHEVLKTFRAEQTDSVLDNPDPRIA